GAGCGAATCTCCATCCGGCGACCACGTCGGCGATGCGCTGCTGCATGGCGCGGTCGAGCCAGTCTCAAGCGCTTTATCCGCTCCGCTCGCGAGATCGGTGAGATGAATCTCGTCTCCTCTGCTTCCACGCACCGACCACGCAACGGTCTTGCCATCGGAAGAGATCGCCGCCGTCGTCGGCGTGCGGGTCTTTCCTAAATGCTCAAGCAATTGCCCTATACGTGGGTTGCCCGAGGGGCGCGCCACCTCCTGAGAGAAGGCGGAGGCGGCGATAGCGCAGAAAAAGAGGGCAGTGGTGATTCGGCGGCGGGCGAATGTCATAGCTGTAAGGCTAAAACATTGCCGGACAGCACGATTTTTCGCCACTCATTCAAGGAAAAATTGACTCTAAAAATAAAAATTGCTATTTTTATATAGTTCCGTAAGTATCTGGACTGGGTTGTAGCGACAGCGAGACCCGGTGGGCAGAGAAAAGCCCGGCAAATTACAAGGATTCTCAACCTTCAATCGGCTGAGAATCGCAAACTTGCTCTATACTGGATACAAGTGAAAGAGAACCGCAGGGCAACCTGAGCAATCAGGAAGCGAAAGTCTGCGGCCCATCGAATCGAGCCTGCGACACCCTCCACCTTGGATGGGCTATGCGGGCCGGAACAGCGAAACGGAGTTGGGCGGGTTGGAGCGGCAGCGTTCCAGAGACCCACAAGACTCAGCCACCGTCGACTGTTTTCGTCTGGTTGTACAGGGTTTGTACCAGGTTTCACAGACGCGAAGCAGGGTTGAACTTCGCTAAGGGGCGCGTGATGCGTCCTCGGTTTTGCGCGTGTAGCGGCAAAAGCGAAGCTCAACATCCTTCTGCGCGCCTGACAAAAGTTAGGTTTAGCAATACCAAGGAGTTCGAGTGCCTACGTTTCATCAGCTCGTCAAGCAGGGCCGCACGCCCACCCGTTATAAGACCGCCTCGCCCGCTCTGCAAGGTTCGCCCCAGCGCCGTGGCGTCTGCACCCGCGTCTACACCCAGACGCCGAAGAAGCCGAACTCGGCGCTCCGCAAGGTTGCCCGCGTCCGCCTGACCAACGGCATCGAAGTCACGACCTACATTCCGGGCATCGGCCACAACCTGCAGGAGCACTCGATCGTGCTCATCCGCGGCGGCCGTGTGAAGGACCTGCCGGGCGTCCGTTATCACGTGGTGCGTGGCACGCTCGACTCGGTCGGCGTGGCCAACCGCAAGCAGAGCCGCTCGAAGTACGGCGCGAAGCGTCCGAAGGCTGCTGCTAAATAAAAACGAAGTTTTAGCGACCAAGCCCAGTTCGTGAGAAGTCACCGCGCTGGGGGAAGAAGAGAGAAGAAGGAATGCCGAGAAAAGGTTATATCGCGAAGCGTGAAGTTGCGGCCGACCCGGTCTATGGATCGACACTGGTGACGAAGTTCGTCAACTCGATGATGTGGGGCGGCAAGAAGTCGACCGCGCAGGGAATCTTCTACGAGTCGATGAAGAACCTCGAGGCCAAGGGCGGCGACGAGGCGTTGAAGCTCTTCAAGAAGGCTGTCGAGAATGTGAAGCCGCTTCTGGAAGTCAAGAGCCGCCGCGTTGGCGGTGCGAACTACCAGGTGCCGATCGAGGTTAATCCCGAACGCCGCACCTCGCTGGCGATCCGCTGGCTCGTGACCTACGGTCGTGCCCGCGGAGAGAAGGGCATGGTTGAGAAGCTGACCGCAGAGCTGCTGGATGCGGCGAATGGTCGTGGCGCGGCGATGAAGAAGAAGGAAGACGTTCATCGTATGGCCGAGGCGAACAAGGCTTTTGCGCACTATCGCTGGTAATCGCGCCTTCGCTGAAGTTTGGATTTTAGTTGCAACGTAGTTTGAACCGCGGGTACTCCCGCAGATGAGAGACGGATCGTGGCACGCACTAC
This genomic interval from Acidobacteriota bacterium contains the following:
- a CDS encoding 30S ribosomal protein S12, with the protein product MPTFHQLVKQGRTPTRYKTASPALQGSPQRRGVCTRVYTQTPKKPNSALRKVARVRLTNGIEVTTYIPGIGHNLQEHSIVLIRGGRVKDLPGVRYHVVRGTLDSVGVANRKQSRSKYGAKRPKAAAK
- the rpsG gene encoding 30S ribosomal protein S7; this encodes MPRKGYIAKREVAADPVYGSTLVTKFVNSMMWGGKKSTAQGIFYESMKNLEAKGGDEALKLFKKAVENVKPLLEVKSRRVGGANYQVPIEVNPERRTSLAIRWLVTYGRARGEKGMVEKLTAELLDAANGRGAAMKKKEDVHRMAEANKAFAHYRW